The window TTTGGACTTATTGGCTCTGAAGAAGCATGGCACTATAGGAAACAATACATTGAATCATGGTGGAGGCCAAATAAAACGCGTGGTTATCTCTATCTTGATGTGGCTCCAATCAATGATCTTTTGCCATGGTCCTCATCTTCCCCACCTTATAGGGTATCTGATAACATAAGTCAATTAATTGAAGAAACTAAACATGTAGCGCCTACTATGGCACGAATGGTACATGGGATAGTGGAGGTATTCAGGGAGGACCACGAAGGGGTGAGATGGGTGGTTATGGGAGATGATGATTCAATATTTTTTGTGGATAATATGGTAGATGTTCTCTCGAGTTATGACCACACGAAGTATTACTATTTGGGGGGTCAGTCAGAGTATCTATTGTCGAATTATTGGTACTCATTTAATCAAGCTTTTGGTGGAGCTGGATTTATTTTGAGTTACCCTTTGGCAAAAGCAATGTCTAAGTATGTAGAAAGTTGCTTGCGGAGATACCCTTTCTTGAGATCTGCTGATCAAATTACCATGGTTTGCATATCTGATGTTGGAGTCATTTTTACTCCTCTTAAAGGTAGTCACCAGGTatgttttcatttctttcttaaaCTCTAAAGTCTGTATCAGAAATATTAATGGCCAAATTAGTATCTGTAAATACTGAACTTCGGTATTTCCAAACCTCGAAATGTTATGTCTGCCAAAATGGTTGGATCTAGCCTTAGCTGGTCTAGCTGTACTCACTACTTTTTATTTGAATACTTGTGCttgtgaaaagataatttttttatacaaTAAATTATTCCTCGCTCTAAATTTACTGAGTAATCTTTTTGCATTTGTCTCTACTTGTAGATAGATTTGCGCGGTGATATATCTGGTTTCTTATCGTCCCATCCAAAAGCTCCATTGATGTCCCTTCACCATCTAGATGCTGCCGACCCTATCTTCCCTTCAATAGACAGACTTCAATCCGCACGCCATCTTATGAAGGCAGCAAATTTAGATCAATCTCGCATGTTACAACAAGTTATCTGCTACAACAGGCCTAGCAATTGGTCATTTTCTATTTCATGGGGTTACTCAGTGTATATCTATGAGAACATTTTGCCTAGGAGCCATTTACAATTACCAATTGAAACATTTCAACCTTGGGGAGTTACACCTAAAGACCCTCCATATTACTTGTTAAACACAAGGTGGCCTACAAACGATTCTTGTGAAGCTCCTCATGTTTTCTTCATGGAAAAAgtagagaaaacaaagaaaaatgaaatcCTTACTATGTATTCACGGTCACTGCCTCGAGGATTGTTGGCATGTTTATACAGTGGTAACCATTCTGCAGATTATATCTCCAAGATTGAAGTCTACTCTCCAAGAAGGAAACGAAAAGAGGTAAGGTCTTAATTTCCTGTTTTATTTTGCGATCTGTAATATCTATAGCAATGGATTAAGTTACTTTAGGAATAAAGGGTGAACCGACAATGcataaagagagaaaagaagaataaaagaggatggaTAACATCAATCACCCTTCTTCCTCCTTTGACCCTTATGTGTCTATACATGTCCATTAAAATTGTATTCTATATTGCTTGTTCAATTCGTTTTGCACATTTTCATCTAGTGGTGTAGGTGGTAATGTGGTGATCGGgggagagaaaaagagaaaggaaaggagaagaaaagatgatGGTGTGGTAAATGATGATGAAAACAG of the Capsicum annuum cultivar UCD-10X-F1 chromosome 11, UCD10Xv1.1, whole genome shotgun sequence genome contains:
- the LOC107848549 gene encoding uncharacterized protein LOC107848549, coding for MALNNNGFKLFASTVSTIPLVVLASGIVLYLTSVFLFNDPNCSSPELLHYTRFTTSQFGHDSSPTNLSHLLFGLIGSEEAWHYRKQYIESWWRPNKTRGYLYLDVAPINDLLPWSSSSPPYRVSDNISQLIEETKHVAPTMARMVHGIVEVFREDHEGVRWVVMGDDDSIFFVDNMVDVLSSYDHTKYYYLGGQSEYLLSNYWYSFNQAFGGAGFILSYPLAKAMSKYVESCLRRYPFLRSADQITMVCISDVGVIFTPLKGSHQIDLRGDISGFLSSHPKAPLMSLHHLDAADPIFPSIDRLQSARHLMKAANLDQSRMLQQVICYNRPSNWSFSISWGYSVYIYENILPRSHLQLPIETFQPWGVTPKDPPYYLLNTRWPTNDSCEAPHVFFMEKVEKTKKNEILTMYSRSLPRGLLACLYSGNHSADYISKIEVYSPRRKRKEMDRCECCDVMYKKGANKAKVKLRECRVDEIIA